A window of Deltaproteobacteria bacterium contains these coding sequences:
- a CDS encoding UPF0182 family protein, translating to MSPKRTPGTPLPPLRKAIGVFILIAGFVLLTLLWRAVEMITDWFWFQEVGYQKVFTVTLVAQMKLAAIFGIAFFVIFYLNLFLASRLSSRGHWVDQNDLIHIPPWEAGNQPLGTLILLGSILFSVFAALRGSAHWEIFLRFFNATPFGLSDPIFNRDIGFYVFQFPFLDHLYGWLMTVLILTVIATALLYFIRRSLQFIPPQTFRIAPAARNHLAVLIAALFFVGTGGAWLELNEILFSKRGVVFGPGYTDVTTQLWMLKVLMGVTVFGGLTFLSVAFRKDWRIPALGVAALLVVLIVGTGIYPSLVQRFKVVPNEIVLEKPYLERNIKYTRIAYKLNALEDQEFPAEESLTREDLRRNDLTIKNIRLWDHAPLLTTYSQLQEIRTYYKFVDVDNDRYTINGEYRQVMLSPRELSYPALPARTWVNEHLNYTHGYGAVLGPVNRITREGLPEFFIKDIPPVSSANIKITRPEMYYGEISNEYVFVKTKRPEFDYPVGEKNVYSRYEGKGGVPLSFWRKLLFAARFGSFTILLSNDITSESRVMYYRKISDRVTRVAPFLRLDGDPYLVISSEGRLLWFLDGYTVSDRFPYSEPVRNLGNYIRNSVKAVVDAYDGTVKLYISDPTDPLIQTYSKIFPGILKPLEAMEPELRSHIRYPPGFLSIQAKMYSTYHMEDAQVFYNKEDLWALPRTSGQGGEQEMQPYYTIMKLPDEKKEEFVLLLPFTPSKKDNMAAWLAARCDAPHYGKVAVYRFPKQKLVFGPRQIEARINQDAEISKQLSLWNQRGSQVIRGNLLAIPIEKSILYVQPLYLSAEKGQLPELKRVIVAFGGSMAMEENLEISLQRVFGGELIKEKEAPKVAAAVSPEKERTERQVAAEALAHYRKAQELMRQGNWGGYGEELRKMEEVLRALEKRK from the coding sequence ATGAGCCCTAAAAGAACCCCTGGAACCCCCCTACCGCCCCTGCGCAAGGCCATCGGAGTTTTCATCCTCATTGCCGGTTTTGTTCTGCTTACGCTCCTCTGGCGGGCGGTCGAAATGATCACCGATTGGTTCTGGTTCCAGGAAGTGGGCTACCAAAAGGTTTTTACCGTCACCTTGGTAGCTCAGATGAAATTAGCCGCGATCTTCGGAATCGCCTTCTTCGTAATTTTTTACCTGAACCTTTTCCTGGCCAGCCGCCTTTCCTCCCGGGGACACTGGGTGGATCAAAATGACCTGATCCATATCCCCCCCTGGGAAGCGGGGAACCAACCCCTCGGAACGCTGATTCTCCTCGGCTCGATTCTTTTCAGCGTATTCGCGGCCCTTCGCGGCTCGGCCCATTGGGAAATCTTCCTCCGCTTTTTTAACGCCACCCCTTTCGGCCTTTCCGACCCGATCTTCAACCGGGACATCGGTTTTTACGTCTTCCAATTTCCTTTCCTGGACCATCTCTACGGTTGGTTGATGACCGTCCTGATCCTGACCGTCATCGCCACGGCTTTGCTCTATTTTATCCGCCGTTCCTTGCAGTTCATCCCTCCCCAAACCTTCCGGATCGCTCCGGCAGCACGGAACCATCTTGCGGTTTTAATCGCAGCCTTATTCTTCGTGGGTACGGGGGGGGCCTGGCTCGAGTTGAATGAAATCCTCTTCAGCAAACGTGGAGTGGTCTTCGGGCCCGGATACACCGACGTTACCACTCAATTGTGGATGCTGAAGGTCTTGATGGGAGTCACCGTTTTCGGCGGCCTGACCTTTCTCTCCGTGGCCTTTCGTAAAGACTGGAGGATTCCGGCCCTGGGAGTGGCAGCCCTCCTGGTGGTTTTGATCGTGGGAACGGGAATCTATCCTTCCCTGGTTCAAAGATTCAAGGTCGTGCCCAACGAGATCGTCCTGGAGAAGCCTTACCTCGAGCGGAATATCAAGTATACCCGCATCGCCTATAAGTTGAACGCCCTCGAAGATCAGGAATTTCCGGCCGAAGAAAGCTTGACCCGGGAAGACCTGAGGCGTAACGACCTGACCATCAAGAACATCCGCCTCTGGGATCATGCTCCCCTGCTCACGACCTACAGCCAGTTGCAGGAAATTCGCACCTATTACAAGTTCGTGGATGTGGACAATGATCGTTACACCATCAACGGTGAGTATCGCCAGGTCATGCTCTCTCCCCGGGAGCTTTCCTACCCGGCGTTGCCCGCTCGAACCTGGGTCAACGAACATTTGAATTACACCCACGGTTACGGTGCCGTCCTCGGGCCGGTCAATCGCATCACCCGCGAAGGGCTGCCGGAATTTTTCATCAAAGATATTCCGCCGGTCTCCTCGGCGAATATAAAGATCACCCGCCCGGAGATGTACTACGGTGAGATTTCCAACGAATATGTCTTCGTCAAGACCAAGCGGCCGGAATTTGATTACCCGGTGGGTGAAAAAAACGTCTACTCCCGCTATGAAGGCAAAGGCGGCGTGCCCCTTTCCTTCTGGAGAAAATTGCTTTTCGCGGCCCGGTTTGGCTCCTTCACCATCCTCCTTTCGAACGACATCACCTCCGAGAGCCGGGTGATGTACTACCGCAAGATCAGCGACCGGGTCACCCGGGTGGCTCCCTTTTTGCGCCTGGATGGAGACCCCTACCTGGTCATTTCCTCCGAAGGACGCCTGCTCTGGTTTCTAGATGGCTACACGGTGTCTGACCGTTTTCCCTACTCCGAACCCGTCCGCAACCTCGGCAATTATATCCGCAACTCCGTGAAAGCCGTGGTGGACGCTTACGATGGTACGGTGAAGCTCTACATCAGCGACCCCACCGACCCCCTCATTCAAACCTACTCCAAGATTTTTCCCGGCATCCTCAAACCCCTGGAAGCGATGGAACCGGAGTTACGCAGCCATATCCGTTATCCTCCAGGTTTCCTCTCCATTCAGGCCAAAATGTACAGCACTTACCACATGGAGGATGCCCAGGTCTTTTACAATAAGGAAGACCTCTGGGCCCTCCCCAGAACCTCCGGGCAGGGGGGGGAACAGGAGATGCAGCCCTACTACACCATCATGAAGCTGCCCGATGAAAAAAAAGAGGAGTTCGTCCTTCTCCTCCCGTTCACGCCCAGCAAAAAAGACAATATGGCCGCCTGGCTGGCCGCGCGCTGCGATGCGCCCCATTACGGCAAGGTGGCGGTCTACCGGTTCCCCAAGCAGAAACTCGTCTTTGGCCCCCGGCAAATCGAGGCCCGGATCAACCAGGATGCCGAAATTTCCAAGCAACTTTCCCTGTGGAACCAGCGGGGCTCGCAAGTGATCCGGGGAAACCTCCTGGCCATTCCCATCGAGAAATCTATCCTCTATGTCCAACCCCTCTACCTATCGGCTGAGAAAGGGCAGTTGCCGGAGCTAAAGCGGGTCATTGTGGCCTTTGGAGGTTCTATGGCCATGGAAGAAAATCTGGAGATTTCTCTGCAGCGGGTCTTCGGGGGAGAGCTGATCAAAGAAAAAGAAGCCCCCAAAGTGGCCGCGGCAGTGTCCCCGGAAAAGGAAAGAACAGAACGGCAGGTTGCGGCAGAGGCCCTCGCCCATTACCGTAAAGCCCAGGAACTTATGCGCCAGGGGAACTGGGGAGGGTACGGAGAAGAGTTGAGGAAGATGGAAGAAGTCCTGAGGGCTTTGGAAAAAAGGAAGTAA
- the selB gene encoding selenocysteine-specific translation elongation factor: MKRIVLGTAGHIDHGKTTLIKALTGVDCDRLKEEKERGITIELGFTSMVLPSGSTISIVDVPGHEKFVRHMVAGATGIDLVALVIAADEGIMLQTREHLDICKLLRVKKGLVALTKIDLVEPDWLEMVKEEIREFVRGTFLEGGAIVPLSSTTGEGLPAFVEEIDRLAQEVEERSSEGLFRLPIDRVFTIKGFGTVATGTIISGRVSVGDTLEVLPKGREAKVRGIQAHGKPVESATAGLRAGINLQGLEKATIDRGNVLALSQTLKATVALDVIFQLLSGSSKTLKNRTRIRLHLGTVEVLGRVILLEREEVQAGEEAFLQVRLEEPITALPGDRFVVRSYSPVFTIGGGEVLDAFPSRHKRLSTQVKEEMEILHQGSEDEKLRLRLLKAGPSGLSWPELIMRSNMLPSALKSRVDHLASAGQLLRFNGDRLRYLHPQVIANLKLACLDYLKKFHQKNPLQPGAVKEEVKTKLPPQMDARLFNHLLSALIEEKKIIAEKETLRLAAHTVSLKEEEKDLRKNIILLY; the protein is encoded by the coding sequence ATGAAACGCATCGTCCTGGGAACGGCCGGACACATCGACCACGGTAAGACTACCTTGATCAAAGCCCTCACGGGTGTGGACTGCGACCGCCTCAAGGAGGAAAAAGAGCGCGGGATTACCATCGAGCTGGGCTTCACCTCCATGGTTCTGCCCAGCGGGTCGACGATCAGCATCGTGGACGTCCCGGGGCATGAAAAGTTTGTACGGCATATGGTGGCCGGAGCTACGGGAATAGACCTGGTTGCTCTGGTCATTGCCGCCGATGAAGGAATTATGCTCCAGACCCGGGAACATCTGGACATCTGCAAATTATTGCGGGTCAAGAAAGGGTTAGTGGCCCTCACGAAAATCGACCTGGTGGAGCCAGATTGGCTGGAGATGGTCAAAGAGGAAATCCGGGAGTTTGTCCGGGGAACTTTCCTGGAAGGCGGGGCTATCGTTCCCCTCTCCTCGACCACAGGAGAAGGGTTACCGGCATTTGTCGAGGAAATTGACCGCCTGGCCCAGGAAGTGGAAGAGCGTTCTTCGGAAGGTCTTTTTCGGCTGCCCATCGACCGGGTCTTCACCATCAAGGGGTTTGGGACTGTAGCCACAGGTACGATCATCTCCGGAAGAGTCTCCGTCGGAGATACCCTGGAAGTACTTCCGAAAGGCCGGGAAGCAAAGGTGCGGGGGATTCAGGCTCACGGCAAGCCCGTTGAATCCGCCACGGCCGGCCTGCGGGCTGGCATCAACCTCCAAGGCCTGGAAAAAGCCACCATTGACCGCGGGAATGTCCTGGCCCTCTCCCAGACTTTGAAAGCCACGGTTGCCTTGGACGTAATCTTCCAGCTCCTCTCCGGTTCCTCCAAAACGCTGAAAAATCGCACCCGGATACGCCTGCATTTGGGAACCGTGGAGGTGTTGGGAAGGGTTATCCTCTTGGAGCGAGAAGAAGTGCAAGCCGGCGAAGAAGCTTTCCTGCAGGTCCGTCTGGAGGAACCCATCACCGCCCTTCCCGGCGACCGCTTCGTCGTCCGCAGTTATTCACCTGTCTTTACCATTGGCGGCGGGGAAGTCTTGGATGCCTTCCCCTCCCGGCATAAACGCCTCTCCACCCAGGTGAAGGAGGAAATGGAAATTCTGCACCAAGGCTCCGAGGATGAAAAACTCAGGCTCCGCCTCCTCAAAGCGGGGCCCAGTGGTCTTTCCTGGCCTGAATTGATCATGCGCTCGAATATGCTACCGTCGGCGTTAAAGTCCCGGGTTGATCACCTGGCCTCCGCAGGGCAGCTCCTGCGATTTAACGGCGACCGGTTGCGCTACCTTCACCCCCAGGTGATCGCCAACCTGAAACTCGCCTGCCTGGATTACCTTAAGAAATTCCATCAAAAAAATCCCCTCCAGCCCGGAGCCGTGAAAGAAGAAGTTAAGACCAAGCTTCCCCCCCAAATGGATGCCCGGCTTTTCAATCATCTATTATCCGCCTTGATCGAGGAAAAAAAGATTATCGCCGAAAAAGAGACCCTCCGCCTTGCCGCCCACACTGTCTCGCTCAAGGAAGAAGAAAAGGATCTGCGCAAGAATATTATTCTCCTTTAC